The proteins below come from a single Vibrio cyclitrophicus genomic window:
- a CDS encoding MalM family protein: MYFKALMLSGCVALAGCQSAQVVEQVQVAQAEQVNSITGLQFAPMKLPSSAIFDVTPNSQVLNYQGINSPVVAIELPADRGEYSINITSIIGDTAFVPNAVIYDENGRELERYGKDSFEYAKPRLHLGNRLVTENDFYPPTTAKSVYLVIYTDQNDLGGFTDVIHPARLDAEGRGNYLPEVKDIPIPNANVGKIEVTIDKASFFSIGSSNSESNAKPAVAKIDTIQPETQTYYHNAIQTAVTEDNIPKALSLLDEAKALGIEGAQEVFVKAVNKK, translated from the coding sequence ATGTATTTCAAAGCTCTGATGTTGAGTGGCTGTGTAGCATTGGCCGGTTGCCAATCAGCACAAGTAGTCGAACAAGTGCAAGTTGCACAAGCTGAACAAGTTAACTCGATTACTGGTCTTCAATTTGCTCCTATGAAGCTACCAAGCTCGGCAATTTTTGACGTGACACCAAATAGCCAAGTATTAAACTATCAAGGCATAAACAGCCCTGTAGTAGCGATTGAATTGCCTGCAGACCGCGGTGAGTATTCAATTAATATCACGAGCATTATCGGTGATACTGCCTTTGTTCCAAATGCGGTCATCTATGACGAAAATGGTCGTGAGCTAGAGCGTTATGGTAAAGATAGCTTCGAATACGCGAAACCAAGATTGCACTTGGGGAACCGTCTCGTTACTGAGAACGATTTTTACCCACCGACAACAGCAAAATCAGTTTATTTAGTTATCTACACAGATCAAAACGATCTTGGTGGCTTTACTGATGTGATCCACCCTGCTCGTTTGGACGCGGAAGGCCGTGGTAATTATTTACCTGAAGTGAAAGATATCCCGATTCCAAATGCTAACGTTGGTAAGATAGAAGTTACAATCGATAAAGCGAGCTTCTTCTCAATTGGTTCATCAAACAGTGAATCTAATGCTAAACCTGCTGTTGCTAAAATCGATACTATTCAACCTGAAACGCAAACCTACTATCACAATGCGATTCAAACAGCTGTAACTGAAGACAATATTCCTAAAGCTCTTAGCTTATTAGATGAAGCAAAAGCATTAGGTATTGAAGGCGCGCAAGAAGTATTTGTAAAAGCTGTCAATAAAAAGTAA
- the lamB gene encoding maltoporin LamB → MKKVSLIAAAVATTLAAGSAFAVDFNGYMRAGTGISGNDGGDVSFMKNGIGRLGNENDNYSEFGLAEELKTGEQTWRLESMIASGADGANGWEDGDFNVAQFAVKAKGVLSFDEEATLWAGKTYYQRKDIHITDFYFLNTSGTGGGIENISVGNQKLSLAIIQDGEDDNGAGYMADARLANIGLWEDASLELGVVYNFGTENKNGKYDGDDGLLATGIIHQNMSNGFNQTVVQLGTAGYGVQMANFWGSGAYYDRSGAQDDGFGYRILNWGVMNLGESWEMGHQLAYLAGSDLGTDKHDSSQYSIVARPMYKWNDTMRTIFEAGYNAGEVDNVDFGGAKFTVAQAWAMGDSFWARPEIRVYGSYLMDLENDSFGEVKDENGVVTGQGADNDFVVGIQVEAWW, encoded by the coding sequence ATGAAAAAAGTAAGTTTGATTGCTGCTGCAGTGGCAACTACGTTAGCTGCTGGCTCTGCGTTCGCTGTAGATTTTAATGGCTACATGCGTGCTGGTACTGGTATTAGCGGAAATGATGGTGGTGACGTTTCATTCATGAAGAATGGTATTGGCCGTCTAGGTAATGAAAACGACAACTATTCTGAGTTTGGCTTAGCTGAAGAACTAAAAACTGGTGAGCAAACCTGGCGTTTAGAATCAATGATCGCTTCTGGTGCTGATGGCGCAAATGGCTGGGAAGACGGTGACTTTAACGTCGCTCAGTTCGCTGTTAAAGCAAAAGGCGTTCTATCTTTCGATGAAGAAGCGACTCTTTGGGCTGGTAAAACATACTACCAACGTAAAGATATCCATATTACTGACTTCTACTTCCTAAATACATCAGGTACTGGTGGCGGTATTGAAAATATTTCAGTTGGTAACCAAAAACTTTCTTTAGCGATTATTCAAGATGGCGAAGATGATAATGGTGCTGGTTACATGGCTGATGCTCGCCTAGCAAATATCGGGCTATGGGAAGATGCTAGTTTAGAGCTTGGAGTTGTTTACAACTTCGGTACTGAAAACAAGAATGGCAAATACGATGGTGATGATGGTCTACTTGCTACAGGTATTATCCACCAAAACATGAGCAATGGTTTCAACCAAACAGTTGTTCAGCTAGGTACTGCTGGTTACGGCGTTCAAATGGCTAATTTCTGGGGTTCAGGTGCGTACTATGATCGCTCTGGTGCTCAAGACGATGGTTTTGGTTACCGTATTCTTAACTGGGGTGTAATGAACCTAGGCGAATCTTGGGAAATGGGTCACCAACTTGCATACCTAGCAGGTTCAGACCTAGGTACTGATAAGCATGATTCAAGCCAATACTCTATCGTGGCTCGTCCAATGTATAAGTGGAACGACACAATGCGCACTATCTTCGAAGCTGGCTATAACGCTGGTGAAGTAGACAACGTTGACTTTGGCGGCGCTAAATTTACTGTTGCTCAAGCATGGGCAATGGGCGACAGCTTCTGGGCTCGTCCTGAAATTCGCGTATACGGTAGCTACCTGATGGATCTAGAAAACGATTCATTCGGTGAAGTTAAAGATGAAAACGGTGTTGTTACCGGCCAAGGCGCAGACAACGATTTCGTTGTTGGTATCCAAGTTGAAGCTTGGTGGTAA
- the glgX gene encoding glycogen debranching protein GlgX, with protein sequence MTRTLARPYPLGATLGNTGCNFSIFSPDCKSLSLALFDENDEFTTYTLEDEYADIRYVFIEGIKAGQKYGFIAETDDGPILLSDPYAKSISEPLDYVTPYTNEKSFSMAKCVVVDDTFDWQDVEKPRISREETVLFETHVKGLSKLHPAVETNAKGRYLGLISPEMLAFYKQQNINSLQLLPIAACMHEPHLLDMGKVNYWGYNPYLFMVPDPRYAEKDAVNELKTAIRELHRNGIEVILDVVYNHTAEGGEGGTTFNLKALDSRYYIKHGCHYANFTGCGNTVDLTHQPALNLVMDTLRYWVSEFKVDGFRFDLAATLGREGDNYNPEAAFFKAVAQDPVLKETKLIAEPWDIGPNGYQVGNFPLGWNECNDKLRDITRSFWRGDQGYLKEFATRLMGSRDIYSAAHWPYRLTVNYITYHDGFTMQDLVSYKHKHNEDNGENNRDGHGDNRSDNYGVEGETENLLVVATREKQKRNFMASLLFAFGIPHILTADVLSHTQKGNNNAYCQDSVTSWINWEDSERKTYFKTWLAEMISARQQYMVPFIKAFSGEKRNSNRIFWSRVDGTLMEHDDWNRLSSVALHLGIGKDGDELIYLINQTNAPARFSLPTDRDQNWVTICDTNLRNVKPGHAEGEMLLSPTSMAILHYSPDNTDLIEVKAKLA encoded by the coding sequence ATGACTAGAACGCTCGCTCGCCCTTATCCGCTAGGCGCAACGCTAGGTAACACTGGCTGTAACTTTTCTATTTTTTCTCCTGACTGTAAATCTCTATCTCTCGCGCTCTTTGATGAGAACGATGAATTCACCACTTACACGTTGGAAGATGAATACGCCGATATCAGATATGTGTTTATCGAAGGCATTAAAGCTGGACAAAAATACGGCTTCATTGCTGAAACTGACGATGGCCCAATCTTACTTTCAGACCCATACGCCAAATCAATCAGCGAACCGCTCGATTACGTCACTCCATATACCAATGAAAAAAGCTTTTCGATGGCGAAATGTGTTGTTGTCGATGATACCTTTGATTGGCAAGACGTCGAAAAGCCACGTATTAGCCGCGAAGAAACTGTTCTTTTTGAAACTCATGTAAAAGGCCTATCTAAACTTCATCCAGCGGTGGAGACTAACGCGAAAGGTCGTTATTTAGGGTTGATTAGCCCTGAAATGCTTGCGTTCTACAAACAGCAAAATATCAACTCTCTACAGCTTTTGCCCATTGCCGCATGCATGCATGAACCACACCTATTAGACATGGGTAAAGTGAACTATTGGGGTTACAACCCATACTTGTTTATGGTGCCTGACCCTCGCTACGCAGAGAAAGATGCCGTAAACGAGTTAAAGACTGCGATTCGCGAACTGCACCGCAATGGCATCGAAGTCATTCTAGACGTGGTGTACAACCACACAGCAGAGGGTGGGGAAGGCGGAACCACCTTCAACCTAAAAGCACTCGATAGCCGCTACTACATTAAACATGGCTGCCATTATGCGAATTTCACGGGTTGTGGAAACACAGTAGATCTCACCCACCAGCCCGCACTCAACTTAGTGATGGATACGCTTCGTTACTGGGTGAGTGAATTCAAAGTCGACGGCTTCCGTTTTGATTTGGCCGCGACGCTGGGACGTGAAGGCGATAATTACAACCCTGAAGCTGCTTTTTTCAAAGCCGTTGCTCAAGATCCTGTGCTCAAAGAGACCAAGTTGATTGCAGAACCGTGGGATATTGGCCCTAACGGTTATCAAGTAGGTAACTTTCCACTAGGCTGGAATGAATGTAACGACAAACTGCGTGATATCACACGTAGCTTCTGGCGCGGTGATCAAGGCTATCTAAAAGAGTTTGCGACGCGCTTAATGGGATCTCGCGATATCTACAGCGCAGCACACTGGCCATATAGACTAACCGTAAACTACATCACGTATCACGACGGCTTCACAATGCAAGATCTTGTCTCTTACAAACACAAGCACAATGAAGATAACGGCGAGAACAACCGAGATGGACACGGTGATAACCGCTCTGATAACTACGGTGTTGAAGGGGAAACCGAAAACCTATTGGTTGTTGCCACACGCGAAAAACAGAAACGTAACTTCATGGCGAGTCTGTTGTTTGCCTTTGGCATTCCACATATTCTGACAGCTGATGTGTTATCTCACACTCAAAAAGGCAACAACAACGCTTACTGTCAAGATAGTGTAACTAGCTGGATTAACTGGGAAGATTCTGAGCGAAAAACTTATTTCAAGACTTGGTTAGCTGAAATGATCTCTGCACGTCAACAATATATGGTGCCTTTTATTAAGGCGTTCAGTGGAGAAAAACGCAACTCGAACCGCATCTTCTGGAGCCGTGTCGATGGCACACTCATGGAGCATGATGATTGGAACCGTTTAAGCTCTGTTGCGCTGCACTTAGGTATTGGCAAAGACGGTGACGAATTGATTTATTTGATAAACCAAACCAACGCACCCGCTCGATTCTCGTTACCGACTGATCGCGACCAAAACTGGGTCACCATTTGTGATACCAACTTACGGAATGTAAAACCAGGTCATGCAGAAGGTGAAATGCTGCTATCGCCGACTTCGATGGCAATTTTGCACTACTCGCCAGATAACACTGATTTGATTGAAGTAAAAGCTAAGCTAGCTTAA
- a CDS encoding sensor domain-containing diguanylate cyclase, which translates to MLYLAIAQLEKVETTATNQSSSNIRIASSTIRSNIEAVFGKLYFLETSLGLPKASSFDDKKFREISDNILKRTPNFSDIVRYKPQSQNYISTRGLPLSSEQIAVIQWHSIDNVVEDFYISSVYQKPDGRWVFAVKHTVERLNEEIWIEFDLLHTTQGLRSLKTLSNGYVFVVDRTTERLVFHPDPKRIGSKSISYHAGISKQLSQGETGGLHEYYYQDNFKISVFDADNSLNWVFIAGTDRHDILTSSHQFTLTGVVLGSLLLLWIGANYLAYRLNVLLSRLNKVDDLASFKRELKSILDSFTYHKGVQFCLYQPENHSFSTIDYHGNKSTVHYGQSLAERFPEDTMVYRNGKYADPLACKLKIHQRHYCIPLHSRKQLIAILYVNASLPISQSILRMIRDYTEVSLSNLLLNHQLSRKDLMTQLDNKSSFNVALKNYASEPETYVALLDIDNFDHVNRAYGEAIGDNMIKLTAETLRSYFPKPRSLCLARVGGKEFAILFKANDAKDAKFQLDQCRIRISEKTIATPDITLSLGVSVGFSRIEGERDSALALAEQAKLIAQQLGKNRVEGHIRAVAKES; encoded by the coding sequence ATGCTTTATTTAGCTATCGCTCAACTAGAGAAAGTAGAAACTACAGCAACTAACCAATCATCATCAAATATTCGTATCGCTAGTTCCACTATTCGCTCAAATATCGAAGCCGTTTTCGGCAAGCTTTACTTTCTTGAGACCAGTTTAGGCTTACCTAAGGCATCCAGCTTTGATGACAAAAAATTTCGCGAAATCAGTGATAATATCCTAAAAAGAACACCCAATTTCTCAGATATCGTTCGATACAAACCGCAATCTCAAAATTATATTTCCACTCGAGGTCTTCCACTTTCGAGCGAACAAATCGCCGTAATACAATGGCATTCAATAGACAACGTCGTTGAGGATTTCTACATTTCTTCCGTTTATCAAAAGCCTGATGGGCGTTGGGTATTTGCGGTAAAACACACGGTAGAAAGATTGAACGAGGAAATATGGATTGAATTTGACTTGTTGCACACCACGCAGGGTTTAAGAAGCCTTAAAACACTCAGCAATGGCTATGTTTTCGTTGTCGATCGAACAACTGAAAGACTGGTATTCCACCCAGATCCGAAACGTATTGGTTCTAAATCAATCAGCTATCATGCCGGTATCAGCAAGCAACTCTCACAAGGTGAAACTGGCGGGTTACACGAATACTACTACCAAGATAATTTTAAGATATCGGTTTTCGACGCTGACAACAGCTTAAATTGGGTTTTCATCGCGGGTACTGATCGCCACGACATATTAACCAGTTCACACCAATTTACGTTAACGGGCGTGGTGCTAGGCTCACTGCTTCTACTGTGGATTGGGGCAAACTATCTGGCTTACCGCTTAAATGTGTTGTTATCACGACTTAATAAAGTCGATGACCTCGCCAGCTTTAAGCGAGAGTTAAAATCGATACTGGATAGTTTTACGTACCATAAAGGCGTTCAGTTTTGCCTTTATCAGCCGGAAAATCATTCGTTTAGTACCATTGATTATCATGGGAACAAATCAACAGTACACTATGGTCAATCCCTTGCAGAGCGCTTTCCAGAAGACACCATGGTTTACCGAAACGGAAAGTACGCAGATCCATTGGCATGTAAACTCAAGATCCATCAACGTCATTACTGTATTCCTTTACACTCTCGCAAACAGTTGATTGCGATTCTCTATGTGAATGCGAGTTTGCCGATCAGCCAAAGTATTCTGCGTATGATCAGAGATTACACTGAAGTCTCTTTATCTAACTTGTTACTCAACCACCAATTGAGCCGCAAGGATCTGATGACGCAGCTAGATAACAAAAGTAGTTTCAATGTCGCATTAAAAAACTACGCAAGTGAGCCAGAGACCTATGTTGCTTTACTTGATATCGATAATTTTGACCACGTAAACCGCGCCTACGGTGAAGCGATTGGCGACAATATGATAAAGCTCACTGCAGAAACTCTACGTTCCTACTTCCCTAAACCAAGGAGCTTGTGCCTTGCTCGAGTTGGTGGGAAAGAGTTCGCCATCTTATTCAAAGCAAATGATGCTAAAGATGCCAAATTCCAATTGGATCAATGTCGAATTAGGATCTCAGAGAAAACTATCGCTACACCAGACATCACGCTTTCGTTAGGTGTTAGTGTAGGGTTTTCACGAATAGAAGGCGAAAGAGATTCAGCGTTAGCTTTAGCGGAACAGGCGAAACTTATCGCCCAACAACTCGGAAAGAACAGAGTAGAAGGCCATATAAGAGCAGTCGCAAAAGAATCTTAA
- a CDS encoding tRNA (adenine(22)-N(1))-methyltransferase, with product MKLSNRLQTLHSLVSDDYQHIWDCCCDHGFLGVQLLSDNKAPLIHFVDIVPSLMHDLEGKLTRYFPQDNNVEQHKRSQWKVYCLDVAAIPLNKHTGKHLVIIAGVGGDLTQKLVDDIHHQHPDKDIDFLLCPVHQQFELRSHLKALKFGLVDEVLIEENRRYYEILLVSNNQGESENIRPLSEISNVGDKIWAPSCEHQLQISQQYKAKTLQHYLRIHQGQDQQGKPSEVKHIIDAYQAI from the coding sequence ATGAAGCTAAGTAACCGACTGCAAACACTCCATTCTCTTGTCAGCGATGATTACCAACACATTTGGGATTGTTGCTGTGATCATGGATTCTTGGGTGTTCAATTGTTGTCAGACAACAAAGCGCCTCTGATTCACTTTGTCGATATTGTTCCCTCTCTTATGCACGATCTTGAAGGCAAATTAACGCGTTACTTTCCTCAAGATAACAACGTTGAACAACACAAGCGGAGTCAGTGGAAAGTCTATTGTTTAGATGTCGCAGCCATTCCTCTGAATAAGCACACTGGCAAACACCTCGTTATTATTGCTGGTGTGGGTGGCGATCTGACTCAGAAGCTCGTCGACGACATTCATCACCAGCATCCAGACAAAGATATCGATTTTTTGCTTTGCCCAGTGCATCAGCAATTCGAACTAAGAAGCCATTTAAAAGCGCTCAAGTTCGGCCTTGTTGACGAAGTGTTGATTGAAGAGAACCGCCGTTACTACGAGATTTTATTGGTCAGTAACAACCAAGGCGAAAGCGAAAACATTCGACCACTTAGTGAGATATCAAACGTTGGTGACAAGATCTGGGCGCCAAGTTGTGAGCATCAGTTACAGATATCTCAGCAATACAAAGCCAAAACATTACAGCATTATTTACGCATTCATCAAGGCCAAGATCAGCAAGGTAAGCCTAGCGAAGTGAAGCACATCATTGATGCTTACCAAGCGATTTGA
- a CDS encoding acyltransferase gives MLDNLRMALNVLFVTINTAMTAFTVSFFGLIKLILPIPVVQKSCTRLANFTFWCWASLNLWMLNVNNDIEWQVEGGEDISTKQWYLMMSNHLSWADIVILSSILKDKMPMTKFFLKHELLYVPFVGLACWGLDMPFMRRHSREFLIRNPERRNDDFDAINKACTKFKLAPTTLVNFVEGTRANHEKLSTVKTPYRHLLKPKTGGVAFALSAMGPILDGIVDVTLAYPENQTSPFEDMLKGKMKKVVVRIKLHPMDENVNGNYFEDKAFKRRFHSWLNNTWKEKDDYLDTVYGVDTPCEVETFDEPDAVHKKQEQ, from the coding sequence ATGCTTGATAATCTTCGTATGGCCTTGAACGTGTTGTTCGTGACCATCAATACTGCAATGACTGCGTTTACCGTAAGCTTCTTTGGCCTCATTAAACTAATTCTTCCAATCCCTGTTGTGCAGAAGTCATGTACTCGTCTCGCTAACTTCACATTTTGGTGTTGGGCTTCGCTCAATCTTTGGATGTTGAATGTTAATAATGATATCGAATGGCAAGTCGAAGGGGGGGAGGACATTTCAACCAAGCAGTGGTACTTGATGATGTCTAATCACCTGAGCTGGGCGGATATTGTGATTTTGTCTTCTATCTTGAAAGATAAGATGCCGATGACTAAGTTCTTCCTCAAGCATGAATTGTTATACGTTCCTTTTGTCGGACTGGCATGTTGGGGTCTAGATATGCCTTTTATGAGACGCCATTCACGTGAGTTTCTGATTCGTAACCCTGAACGTCGCAATGATGATTTTGACGCAATTAACAAGGCGTGTACTAAGTTCAAGTTGGCGCCGACGACATTGGTGAATTTTGTTGAAGGAACCCGTGCCAACCATGAGAAATTATCGACAGTGAAGACACCTTATCGACACCTACTAAAGCCGAAAACTGGTGGTGTGGCGTTTGCTTTGTCTGCAATGGGTCCGATCTTAGATGGTATTGTCGATGTTACTTTGGCTTATCCAGAGAATCAGACTTCTCCATTTGAAGACATGCTGAAAGGTAAGATGAAAAAGGTGGTCGTGCGTATTAAATTACACCCAATGGATGAGAACGTAAACGGTAACTACTTTGAAGATAAAGCCTTTAAACGCCGTTTCCACAGTTGGTTGAATAACACGTGGAAAGAGAAGGACGACTATCTTGATACGGTTTATGGGGTTGATACGCCCTGTGAGGTTGAAACGTTTGATGAGCCCGATGCGGTTCATAAGAAACAAGAGCAGTAA
- a CDS encoding ferredoxin--NADP reductase, with amino-acid sequence MTDIPHGLVTGKVLHKIEWTDQLFSLQVSAPVSSYQAGQFTKLGLRNSEGEFVRRAYSMVNAPEHAKGHQHLEFLIVKDQNGQLSPQLHQLKVGDDVFVGKDPSGFMTLDEIPEIADDLWMLSTGTAVGPFISMLESMQIQQQKDAGLGPEKGKSFKNLVLIHAVRTEQDLTYRDRITQLVQHFQGKLQYVPIISRESVTGTLRGRIPSLLRGGDLERASSITINQRHSFFYLCGNPQMVRDTSEALISLGLQKHLRKKPGQFSSENYW; translated from the coding sequence ATGACAGATATTCCTCATGGTTTGGTAACCGGAAAAGTCCTACACAAGATAGAGTGGACCGATCAATTGTTCTCACTCCAAGTCAGTGCACCAGTTTCATCCTACCAAGCTGGTCAATTCACAAAGTTGGGGTTACGCAACAGTGAAGGTGAATTTGTTCGACGCGCTTATTCAATGGTGAATGCGCCAGAACATGCAAAAGGTCATCAACATCTGGAGTTTTTGATTGTTAAGGATCAAAACGGCCAGCTCTCTCCTCAACTCCATCAACTGAAGGTGGGTGATGATGTCTTTGTCGGCAAAGACCCTAGTGGATTTATGACATTGGATGAGATCCCAGAGATCGCAGACGATCTATGGATGCTATCGACAGGAACCGCGGTTGGTCCGTTTATCTCGATGCTCGAAAGCATGCAGATACAACAGCAGAAAGACGCAGGGTTAGGGCCAGAAAAGGGTAAATCGTTCAAAAACCTTGTGCTGATTCACGCAGTACGAACAGAGCAAGACCTGACTTATCGAGATCGTATCACTCAGCTTGTTCAACATTTTCAGGGGAAACTACAGTATGTGCCAATTATTTCTAGAGAATCAGTCACCGGAACATTGCGCGGACGAATCCCAAGCTTGTTACGTGGAGGCGACCTTGAGCGAGCCTCGTCTATCACTATCAACCAAAGACATAGTTTCTTCTATCTTTGCGGTAATCCCCAAATGGTTCGAGACACGAGCGAAGCACTGATCTCATTGGGATTACAAAAACACTTACGTAAAAAACCAGGTCAATTTAGTAGCGAAAACTACTGGTAA
- a CDS encoding DUF1971 domain-containing protein: protein MSHLRIPSHWKIQRSTPFFTKDNVPAALISHHNTAEGVFGQLCVMEGTVTYHGFANADATEPEVTVIINAGQFATSPPQYWHRIELSDDAQFNINFWSEKETKKMFNTRK, encoded by the coding sequence ATGAGTCATTTACGCATTCCTTCACATTGGAAGATTCAACGTTCAACACCATTCTTCACTAAAGACAACGTGCCTGCCGCGTTAATCAGCCACCACAACACCGCAGAGGGTGTATTCGGTCAATTATGTGTTATGGAAGGTACGGTTACCTACCACGGTTTTGCAAACGCAGATGCGACAGAACCAGAAGTCACCGTGATCATCAATGCCGGACAATTTGCGACAAGCCCTCCGCAATATTGGCACCGTATTGAACTTAGTGACGATGCTCAGTTTAATATCAACTTCTGGTCAGAAAAAGAGACCAAGAAAATGTTTAATACCCGAAAATAA
- a CDS encoding 2-hydroxyacid dehydrogenase: protein MLNIAFFSSKSYDEKSFELAKGKLDAEFHFHDFRLTTTTAKMAHDNEVVCAFVNDDLSRDVLKILAQGGTKLIAMRCAGFDKVDLDAAKEFGLQVVRVPAYSPESVAEHTVGMMMCLNRKLHKAYQRTRDANFSLEGLVGFNFHGKTVGVIGSGKIGLATMRILKGLGMNILCYDPYPNPLAVELGAKYVELDELYQESDVISLHCPMSKENYHLLDATAFDKMKDGVMIVNTSRGELLDSTAAIEALKQSKIGALGLDVYDNEKELFFQDKSNDVIVDDVFRRLSACHNVLFTGHQAFLTKDALFNIANTTLTSVDAFFTGNTSGNELVE, encoded by the coding sequence ATGCTCAACATTGCTTTTTTTAGCTCAAAGTCATACGACGAAAAATCATTCGAACTTGCGAAAGGTAAACTCGATGCTGAGTTTCATTTTCACGATTTTCGACTCACTACAACAACCGCAAAAATGGCGCACGACAACGAAGTTGTTTGTGCTTTTGTAAACGATGACCTGTCACGAGACGTGCTTAAAATTCTAGCGCAAGGTGGCACCAAACTGATTGCGATGCGTTGTGCAGGTTTTGATAAAGTCGATCTAGACGCAGCCAAAGAATTTGGTCTACAAGTGGTTCGCGTTCCTGCTTATTCACCAGAATCAGTAGCAGAACATACGGTCGGCATGATGATGTGTTTAAACCGCAAGCTGCACAAAGCGTATCAGCGTACTCGTGATGCAAACTTCTCTCTTGAGGGCTTGGTAGGCTTCAACTTCCACGGTAAAACTGTAGGTGTGATAGGCTCTGGAAAAATTGGCCTAGCGACCATGCGTATTCTGAAAGGTTTAGGCATGAACATCCTATGCTACGACCCATATCCGAATCCGTTGGCTGTCGAACTTGGGGCTAAATATGTTGAACTAGACGAGCTTTACCAAGAGTCTGATGTTATTTCTCTGCACTGCCCAATGAGCAAAGAAAACTACCATTTATTGGATGCGACTGCATTTGATAAAATGAAAGATGGCGTGATGATAGTCAACACAAGTCGTGGTGAATTGTTAGATTCAACAGCTGCAATCGAAGCGCTTAAACAGAGCAAGATTGGCGCGCTTGGCCTCGATGTTTACGACAACGAAAAAGAGTTGTTCTTCCAAGACAAATCGAACGATGTCATTGTGGATGATGTATTCCGCCGCCTGTCCGCTTGCCACAACGTACTGTTCACAGGTCACCAAGCTTTCTTGACTAAAGATGCGTTGTTCAACATTGCCAACACAACGCTCACCAGTGTTGATGCCTTCTTTACTGGTAACACCAGCGGTAATGAATTGGTCGAGTAA
- a CDS encoding patatin-like phospholipase family protein translates to MSKSALIVEGGAMRGIFAAGVLDAFMQDDFRPYDFAIGVSAGVSNLVGYLSQAPKRSYDVITTMATDKTFFNPARFAKGGNLVDVKWLWNESNQRYPLDCGELFSSLPLIAAVTNVDTGSADYYHIKPENLSNVVEATTALPIAYRETPCFSGGCYTDGGVADSIPVREAYRRGARDITVILSHPLSYRMKPQRYQWMLKKLLKKFPNIAESMAVRAENYNQSLEFIRNPPKDATIKVIAPPEAFAVKRLTMDQVTLDAGYEMGIQAGEEHIAIRKGVYGLDIEDCHFCV, encoded by the coding sequence ATGAGTAAAAGCGCATTAATCGTTGAAGGTGGAGCAATGAGAGGTATTTTCGCTGCCGGAGTGTTGGATGCTTTTATGCAAGACGACTTCCGTCCTTATGATTTTGCCATTGGCGTATCTGCGGGTGTGTCTAATTTGGTGGGTTACTTATCTCAAGCACCGAAGCGTAGTTATGATGTTATTACAACGATGGCAACCGATAAGACGTTTTTTAACCCCGCGCGCTTTGCCAAAGGTGGCAACTTAGTAGACGTGAAGTGGTTATGGAACGAATCCAATCAACGTTATCCACTCGATTGTGGTGAGCTGTTTTCAAGCCTCCCACTCATAGCAGCTGTCACAAATGTCGATACGGGTAGTGCAGACTACTATCATATCAAGCCAGAAAACCTTTCTAATGTGGTTGAAGCAACAACAGCTTTACCTATAGCTTACCGCGAAACACCGTGTTTCTCGGGTGGTTGTTATACCGATGGTGGTGTAGCGGATTCGATTCCGGTTCGCGAAGCATACCGTCGCGGCGCACGAGACATTACGGTGATTCTTTCTCATCCTCTTAGCTACCGAATGAAACCGCAGAGGTATCAGTGGATGCTGAAAAAGCTGTTAAAGAAATTCCCAAATATTGCTGAGTCGATGGCTGTGCGCGCCGAAAACTACAACCAGTCTTTGGAGTTCATTCGTAACCCTCCCAAAGATGCGACCATTAAAGTGATTGCGCCGCCAGAAGCCTTCGCGGTGAAGCGTTTGACCATGGATCAAGTGACACTTGATGCAGGTTACGAGATGGGCATCCAAGCTGGGGAAGAGCATATCGCGATCCGAAAAGGCGTGTATGGTTTGGATATTGAAGATTGTCACTTTTGTGTCTAG